A part of Rhinolophus ferrumequinum isolate MPI-CBG mRhiFer1 chromosome 11, mRhiFer1_v1.p, whole genome shotgun sequence genomic DNA contains:
- the LOC117029760 gene encoding uncharacterized protein LOC117029760, with amino-acid sequence MPRKTWLRPFTRGTPMKTHLYLPMHHGQWLAWPCCFQTLCFQPQPPRGPNPTSLEPDFIGLEGIELPNPIPGTRPPYQVRGANLLQTIRSSHHVTAAPVRGTYSVTTPREEKWRLYGTGSVEQNPEAYRADFLELWAEDNPPGLAKHKAPVLVKLRPGAQHQWLRQYPISREARAGNQEHLVRLRAAGILVECQLPWNTPLLPVRKSNGEYRPVQDLRAVNQATVSRHAVVPNPYTLPSQLPPEAGWLTCVDLKDVFFCIWLAPQSQSLFTFKWTELDTGRQLQLTWTRLPEDFKNSPILFGEAVASDLATFP; translated from the exons ATGCCCAGAAAGACATGGCTAAGGCCATTTACCAGGGGGACCCCAATGAAGACTCACCTCTACCTCCCTATGCACCATGGCCAATGGCTGGCATGGCCCTGCTGCTTCCAGACACTCTGCTTCCAGCCTCAGCCTCCCCGTGGTCCCAACCCAACCAGCCTGGAGCCTGACTTCATAGGATTAGAGGGAATCGA ACTGCCCAATCCCATTCCTGGGACACGACCTCCTTACCAAGTTAGGGGCGCAAATCTCCTTCAAACCATCAGGTCAAGCCACCATGTCACTGCAGCCCCCGTCAGAGGGACTTACTCTGTCACCACCCCGAGGGAAGAAAAGTGGAGGCTCTACGGGACCGGCAGTGTAGAACAGAACCCAGAAGCCTACAGGGCTGATTTCCTGGAGCTTTGGGCTGAAGATAACCCGCCTGGGCTAGCAAAACATAAGGCCCCAGTTTTGGTGAAACTGAGACCTGGAGCTCAACACCAATGGCTACGTCAATACCCCATCTCCAGGGAAGCTCGGGCAGGAAATCAAGAACACCTCGTCcgtctcagagcagcagggatacTGGTAGAGTGCCAGTTGCCATGGAATACGCCCCTTCTGCCGGTAAGGAAGTCTAATGGAGAATACCGGCCAGTACAAGATTTAAGAGCGGTAAACCAAGCAACAGTCTCCCGACACGCCGTAGTCCCAAATCCGTATACCCTCCCCAGTCAGCTGCCCCCAGAAGCTGGATGGCTCACCTGTGTGGACCTGAAAGATGTATTCTTCTGCATTTGGTTGGCgccccagagccaatcactgttCACCTTCAAATGGACTGAACTTGATACCGGCCGGCAGCTTCAGCTGACATGGACTCGGCTCCCAGAGGACTTCAAAAACTCCCCAATCCTCTTTGGGGAAGCGGtagcctcagatttagccaccTTCCCTTGA